A stretch of Gossypium hirsutum isolate 1008001.06 chromosome A06, Gossypium_hirsutum_v2.1, whole genome shotgun sequence DNA encodes these proteins:
- the LOC121230833 gene encoding shikimate O-hydroxycinnamoyltransferase isoform X4, protein MFIEMEISIKESTIVRPVEEYTPRGSLWNSNLDLLVVRSHVPTVYFYKPNGCSDFFDTGRLKEALSKVLVPFYPIAGRLGHDENGRLEITCNDEGVLFVEAETSSVLEDLIGNGDFTDNSHLVPKVDYSGGISSYPLLVLQVTKFKCGGVCLGVGFQHTLGDGTSAIHFINSWAETARGVPPAIAPFIDRTLLRARVPPMPKFHHLEYEPYTPLKAVESDLKPSTVSTFKLTVDQLNALKAKAAANSSGTKYSSYNILAAHIWRCVSKAMGLSDDQPTKMYFPVDGRSKLKPPLPPGYFGNVVFVNALIAQAGDLNTESFLDTIKRIHEGLKQINDEYLRSALDCIETVSDLSTLVRGPYTFRCPNLIVNTWMRLPIYEADFGWGRPIHAGPANVIQEGMVYILPTPINDGSLLVVARLEISHMSCIEKLLYEF, encoded by the exons atgtttatagAGATGGAGATCAGTATAAAGGAGTCTACCATTGTTCGTCCAGTTGAAGAATACACTCCCAGAGGAAGTCTATGGAACTCCAACTTAGATCTATTGGTTGTAAGAAGCCACGTCCCTactgtatacttttataagccaaATGGTTGTTCTGATTTCTTTGACACTGGAAGGCTTAAAGAGGCTTTGAGCAAGGTTCTTGTCCCATTTTACCCTATTGCAGGAAGGTTGGGGCATGATGAAAATGGAAGACTTGAGATAACATGCAACGATGAAGGAGTTCTATTCGTTGAAGCTGAAACTAGTTCAGTGTTGGAAGATTTGATTGGTAATGGTGATTTTACTGACAACTCTCACCTTGTTCCTAAAGTTGACTATTCTGGAGGAATATCCTCTTATCCACTTCTTGTGTTGCAG GTAACTAAGTTCAAATGCGGTGGTGTTTGTTTGGGAGTTGGGTTTCAACATACTTTAGGAGATGGCACATCGGCTATTCATTTCATCAATAGTTGGGCAGAAACCGCCCGAGGCGTCCCGCCTGCCATTGCACCATTCATCGATCGAACTCTTCTTCGTGCTCGAGTCCCACCAATGCCTAAATTCCACCATCTTGAATATGAGCCTTATACTCCGTTGAAGGCTGTTGAATCTGATCTTAAGCCATCCACTGTCTCCACATTTAAGCTTACAGTTGATCAATTGAATGCCCTGAAAGCCAAAGCTGCTGCAAACAGTAGTGGTACAAAGTACAGTAGTTACAACATCTTGGCTGCACATATATGGCGCTGCGTAAGTAAAGCAATGGGTCTCTCAGACGACCAACCTACCAAGATGTACTTTCCAGTTGACGGTCGATCTAAATTGAAACCTCCTCTCCCACCAGGCTACTTCGGTAATGTTGTCTTTGTAAATGCACTCATTGCTCAAGCTGGTGATCTCAACACTGAATCCTTTCTTGATACTATTAAAAGGATCCATGAAGGGTTAAAGCAGATAAACGATGAATATTTGAGGTCAGCTCTTGATTGCATTGAAACTGTGTCTGATTTAAGCACTTTGGTTAGAGGACCGTACACTTTTCGATGCCCAAACCTCATTGTAAACACTTGGATGCGGTTGCCCATCTATGAAGCAGATTTCGGATGGGGTCGCCCCATTCATGCGGGGCCAGCAAATGTCATTCAAGAAGGCATGGTTTATATACTGCCAACTCCCATTAATGATGGGAGCTTGTTAGTGGTAGCTCGCTTGGAGATTTCTCACATGTCATGTATTGAGAAACTCCTTTATGAATTTTAG
- the LOC121230833 gene encoding shikimate O-hydroxycinnamoyltransferase isoform X2 yields MFIEMEISIKESTIVRPVEEYTPRGSLWNSNLDLLVVRSHVPTVYFYKPNGCSDFFDTGRLKEALSKVLVPFYPIAGRLGHDENGRLEITCNDEGVLFVEAETSSVLEDLIGNGDFTDNSHLVPKVDYSGGISSYPLLVLQQVTKFKCGGVCLGVGFQHTLGDGTSAIHFINSWAETARGVPPAIAPFIDRTLLRARVPPMPKFHHLEYEPYTPLKAVESDLKPSTVSTFKLTVDQLNALKAKAAANSSGTKYSSYNILAAHIWRCVSKAMGLSDDQPTKMYFPVDGRSKLKPPLPPGYFGNVVFVNALIAQAGDLNTESFLDTIKRIHEGLKQINDEYLRSALDCIETVSDLSTLVRGPYTFRCPNLIVNTWMRLPIYEADFGWGRPIHAGPANVIQEGMVYILPTPINDGSLLVVARLEISHMSCIEKLLYEF; encoded by the exons atgtttatagAGATGGAGATCAGTATAAAGGAGTCTACCATTGTTCGTCCAGTTGAAGAATACACTCCCAGAGGAAGTCTATGGAACTCCAACTTAGATCTATTGGTTGTAAGAAGCCACGTCCCTactgtatacttttataagccaaATGGTTGTTCTGATTTCTTTGACACTGGAAGGCTTAAAGAGGCTTTGAGCAAGGTTCTTGTCCCATTTTACCCTATTGCAGGAAGGTTGGGGCATGATGAAAATGGAAGACTTGAGATAACATGCAACGATGAAGGAGTTCTATTCGTTGAAGCTGAAACTAGTTCAGTGTTGGAAGATTTGATTGGTAATGGTGATTTTACTGACAACTCTCACCTTGTTCCTAAAGTTGACTATTCTGGAGGAATATCCTCTTATCCACTTCTTGTGTTGCAG cAGGTAACTAAGTTCAAATGCGGTGGTGTTTGTTTGGGAGTTGGGTTTCAACATACTTTAGGAGATGGCACATCGGCTATTCATTTCATCAATAGTTGGGCAGAAACCGCCCGAGGCGTCCCGCCTGCCATTGCACCATTCATCGATCGAACTCTTCTTCGTGCTCGAGTCCCACCAATGCCTAAATTCCACCATCTTGAATATGAGCCTTATACTCCGTTGAAGGCTGTTGAATCTGATCTTAAGCCATCCACTGTCTCCACATTTAAGCTTACAGTTGATCAATTGAATGCCCTGAAAGCCAAAGCTGCTGCAAACAGTAGTGGTACAAAGTACAGTAGTTACAACATCTTGGCTGCACATATATGGCGCTGCGTAAGTAAAGCAATGGGTCTCTCAGACGACCAACCTACCAAGATGTACTTTCCAGTTGACGGTCGATCTAAATTGAAACCTCCTCTCCCACCAGGCTACTTCGGTAATGTTGTCTTTGTAAATGCACTCATTGCTCAAGCTGGTGATCTCAACACTGAATCCTTTCTTGATACTATTAAAAGGATCCATGAAGGGTTAAAGCAGATAAACGATGAATATTTGAGGTCAGCTCTTGATTGCATTGAAACTGTGTCTGATTTAAGCACTTTGGTTAGAGGACCGTACACTTTTCGATGCCCAAACCTCATTGTAAACACTTGGATGCGGTTGCCCATCTATGAAGCAGATTTCGGATGGGGTCGCCCCATTCATGCGGGGCCAGCAAATGTCATTCAAGAAGGCATGGTTTATATACTGCCAACTCCCATTAATGATGGGAGCTTGTTAGTGGTAGCTCGCTTGGAGATTTCTCACATGTCATGTATTGAGAAACTCCTTTATGAATTTTAG
- the LOC121230833 gene encoding shikimate O-hydroxycinnamoyltransferase isoform X1, translating to MEISIKESTIVRPVEEYTPRGSLWNSNLDLLVVRSHVPTVYFYKPNGCSDFFDTGRLKEALSKVLVPFYPIAGRLGHDENGRLEITCNDEGVLFVEAETSSVLEDLIGNGDFTDNSHLVPKVDYSGGISSYPLLVLQQVTKFKCGGVCLGVGFQHTLGDGTSAIHFINSWAETARGVPPAIAPFIDRTLLRARVPPMPKFHHLEYEPYTPLKAVESDLKPSTVSTFKLTVDQLNALKAKAAANSSGTKYSSYNILAAHIWRCVSKAMGLSDDQPTKMYFPVDGRSKLKPPLPPGYFGNVVFVNALIAQAGDLNTESFLDTIKRIHEGLKQINDEYLRSALDCIETVSDLSTLVRGPYTFRCPNLIVNTWMRLPIYEADFGWGRPIHAGPANVIQEGMVYILPTPINDGSLLVVARLEISHMSCIEKLLYEF from the exons ATGGAGATCAGTATAAAGGAGTCTACCATTGTTCGTCCAGTTGAAGAATACACTCCCAGAGGAAGTCTATGGAACTCCAACTTAGATCTATTGGTTGTAAGAAGCCACGTCCCTactgtatacttttataagccaaATGGTTGTTCTGATTTCTTTGACACTGGAAGGCTTAAAGAGGCTTTGAGCAAGGTTCTTGTCCCATTTTACCCTATTGCAGGAAGGTTGGGGCATGATGAAAATGGAAGACTTGAGATAACATGCAACGATGAAGGAGTTCTATTCGTTGAAGCTGAAACTAGTTCAGTGTTGGAAGATTTGATTGGTAATGGTGATTTTACTGACAACTCTCACCTTGTTCCTAAAGTTGACTATTCTGGAGGAATATCCTCTTATCCACTTCTTGTGTTGCAG cAGGTAACTAAGTTCAAATGCGGTGGTGTTTGTTTGGGAGTTGGGTTTCAACATACTTTAGGAGATGGCACATCGGCTATTCATTTCATCAATAGTTGGGCAGAAACCGCCCGAGGCGTCCCGCCTGCCATTGCACCATTCATCGATCGAACTCTTCTTCGTGCTCGAGTCCCACCAATGCCTAAATTCCACCATCTTGAATATGAGCCTTATACTCCGTTGAAGGCTGTTGAATCTGATCTTAAGCCATCCACTGTCTCCACATTTAAGCTTACAGTTGATCAATTGAATGCCCTGAAAGCCAAAGCTGCTGCAAACAGTAGTGGTACAAAGTACAGTAGTTACAACATCTTGGCTGCACATATATGGCGCTGCGTAAGTAAAGCAATGGGTCTCTCAGACGACCAACCTACCAAGATGTACTTTCCAGTTGACGGTCGATCTAAATTGAAACCTCCTCTCCCACCAGGCTACTTCGGTAATGTTGTCTTTGTAAATGCACTCATTGCTCAAGCTGGTGATCTCAACACTGAATCCTTTCTTGATACTATTAAAAGGATCCATGAAGGGTTAAAGCAGATAAACGATGAATATTTGAGGTCAGCTCTTGATTGCATTGAAACTGTGTCTGATTTAAGCACTTTGGTTAGAGGACCGTACACTTTTCGATGCCCAAACCTCATTGTAAACACTTGGATGCGGTTGCCCATCTATGAAGCAGATTTCGGATGGGGTCGCCCCATTCATGCGGGGCCAGCAAATGTCATTCAAGAAGGCATGGTTTATATACTGCCAACTCCCATTAATGATGGGAGCTTGTTAGTGGTAGCTCGCTTGGAGATTTCTCACATGTCATGTATTGAGAAACTCCTTTATGAATTTTAG
- the LOC121230833 gene encoding shikimate O-hydroxycinnamoyltransferase isoform X3, whose product MEISIKESTIVRPVEEYTPRGSLWNSNLDLLVVRSHVPTVYFYKPNGCSDFFDTGRLKEALSKVLVPFYPIAGRLGHDENGRLEITCNDEGVLFVEAETSSVLEDLIGNGDFTDNSHLVPKVDYSGGISSYPLLVLQVTKFKCGGVCLGVGFQHTLGDGTSAIHFINSWAETARGVPPAIAPFIDRTLLRARVPPMPKFHHLEYEPYTPLKAVESDLKPSTVSTFKLTVDQLNALKAKAAANSSGTKYSSYNILAAHIWRCVSKAMGLSDDQPTKMYFPVDGRSKLKPPLPPGYFGNVVFVNALIAQAGDLNTESFLDTIKRIHEGLKQINDEYLRSALDCIETVSDLSTLVRGPYTFRCPNLIVNTWMRLPIYEADFGWGRPIHAGPANVIQEGMVYILPTPINDGSLLVVARLEISHMSCIEKLLYEF is encoded by the exons ATGGAGATCAGTATAAAGGAGTCTACCATTGTTCGTCCAGTTGAAGAATACACTCCCAGAGGAAGTCTATGGAACTCCAACTTAGATCTATTGGTTGTAAGAAGCCACGTCCCTactgtatacttttataagccaaATGGTTGTTCTGATTTCTTTGACACTGGAAGGCTTAAAGAGGCTTTGAGCAAGGTTCTTGTCCCATTTTACCCTATTGCAGGAAGGTTGGGGCATGATGAAAATGGAAGACTTGAGATAACATGCAACGATGAAGGAGTTCTATTCGTTGAAGCTGAAACTAGTTCAGTGTTGGAAGATTTGATTGGTAATGGTGATTTTACTGACAACTCTCACCTTGTTCCTAAAGTTGACTATTCTGGAGGAATATCCTCTTATCCACTTCTTGTGTTGCAG GTAACTAAGTTCAAATGCGGTGGTGTTTGTTTGGGAGTTGGGTTTCAACATACTTTAGGAGATGGCACATCGGCTATTCATTTCATCAATAGTTGGGCAGAAACCGCCCGAGGCGTCCCGCCTGCCATTGCACCATTCATCGATCGAACTCTTCTTCGTGCTCGAGTCCCACCAATGCCTAAATTCCACCATCTTGAATATGAGCCTTATACTCCGTTGAAGGCTGTTGAATCTGATCTTAAGCCATCCACTGTCTCCACATTTAAGCTTACAGTTGATCAATTGAATGCCCTGAAAGCCAAAGCTGCTGCAAACAGTAGTGGTACAAAGTACAGTAGTTACAACATCTTGGCTGCACATATATGGCGCTGCGTAAGTAAAGCAATGGGTCTCTCAGACGACCAACCTACCAAGATGTACTTTCCAGTTGACGGTCGATCTAAATTGAAACCTCCTCTCCCACCAGGCTACTTCGGTAATGTTGTCTTTGTAAATGCACTCATTGCTCAAGCTGGTGATCTCAACACTGAATCCTTTCTTGATACTATTAAAAGGATCCATGAAGGGTTAAAGCAGATAAACGATGAATATTTGAGGTCAGCTCTTGATTGCATTGAAACTGTGTCTGATTTAAGCACTTTGGTTAGAGGACCGTACACTTTTCGATGCCCAAACCTCATTGTAAACACTTGGATGCGGTTGCCCATCTATGAAGCAGATTTCGGATGGGGTCGCCCCATTCATGCGGGGCCAGCAAATGTCATTCAAGAAGGCATGGTTTATATACTGCCAACTCCCATTAATGATGGGAGCTTGTTAGTGGTAGCTCGCTTGGAGATTTCTCACATGTCATGTATTGAGAAACTCCTTTATGAATTTTAG
- the LOC121230835 gene encoding uncharacterized protein, giving the protein MDAIISSALEEICSKGRDGVALSSLCSKLGLSVEIRRALWANLLEIPAVQFRKRDRVYDHNDPLVRRFEDTEKLDLIVVAKNKLCDNFLGVYDFSFGDGEKEVNQQRFVLQRIASARANGITQNQLSKEFGIEENRFFYVVRKLEKRGLIVRQEAVEKTRGSSKQKLATRLIHLYRYAKHLGSQEKFEVTKDEGSIGKEDSEDVLINDYLPSIKTICDKLEETHGKVLVISGIKRDLGYFGSQNARHEWKKIYCRLINAGLVEETTVKVNGKDEPCLHLLKKFCPLDYERNTTRCVEGKEFKFGRCQMANQLVELPIDHQIYDTIDATGSKGMLITEVGKRFGINKKTNRRNCFSVSSRFGMPMQMELHNKSHEYRIRTSRNSESSNLIPNKKSSLGGNPSILDGSVQISHLWNFESDTLWKTNNHENKIKLSSSSPRDSEASYSVSNTCKPQELIPETRSTFSSTAIHSMKKLKLCQFSTVDSTQREQRILKRLQAEKIVLRSELYKLLVNLEKDKGTTMGRRTVDKMLYKLENEGHCKCIHLDLNGIMNTNFNRKVKVVLHPSIQSLSSEVIGIIRNKLKSFHKRTHDPFKNKNNNSVHIFDYAQRARTQYSSNSLTLRMEAMQANGYIRGKMVRARLLHGFLWDYACSLSAGDDVLSYGRQDHDLHNLCVTFDVEGAIKGIPLELFFQVVGSSVIVEKGVYLRDLSNEEYNELYDTSAIRRLSLLVSILQRLKLIRRVNSGSSDDGVTSLHASPVYSLELKPYIEEPTLLIACSNFGSLDLCPDRHVMDEMIRHEFVLSNRDAIDEYWQFLEYTYAGVDLKDASHAFPGSTVHEIFGYSSWASVRRMTVGQKAAVLKLLAKVKFNEKLPYQKCKEISKNLNLTMEQVLRVYYSKLRRRKRAKKLNAQGAECQPLIITSFSRKRKRSAKCRALKHRKVDNETEPFSQQNLPRSAGSDEDFIGEENSTLASPRKHESQLQEQQEEDHSKDSERPGANIDKYHSPNNDSAFSKLKSAHLRSFKWTKNADS; this is encoded by the exons ATGGATGCCATCATATCATCAGCTCTCGAAGAAATCTGTTCAAAAGGTCGTGATGGCGTTGCATTATCTTCTCTCTGTTCGAAGCTCGGTTTGAGCGTCGAAATTAGACGAGCCTTATGGGCTAACCTACTCGAAATTCCGGCGGTTCAGTTCCGAAAGCGTGATCGTGTTTACGATCACAATGATCCTTTGGTTCGACGCTTTGAGGATACGGAAAAGCTGGATTTAATTGTTGTTGCTAAGAACAAATTATGTGATAattttttaggtgtttatgattTTTCTTTTGGAGATGGAGAAAAAGAGGTTAATCAACAAAGATTCGTTCTTCAACGCATTGCCTCTGCAAG AGcaaatggaataactcaaaatcagCTTAGCAAGGAATTTGGAATCGAAGAAAATAGATTTTTCTATGTGGTAAGGAAGCTTGAGAAAAGAGGCTTAATCGTAAGACAAGAAGCAGTTGAGAAAACAAGAGGAAGCAGCAAACAAAAGTTAGCCACAAGGTTAATTCATTTATACCGTTATGCAAAGCATTTGGGATCTCAAGAGAAATTCGAGGTTACCAAAGATGAAGGAAGTATCGGCAAAGAGGATTCGGAGGATGTGCTTATAAATGATTATTTACCATCAATTAAAACTATCTGTGATAAACTTGAAGAAACTCATGGCAAG gTTCTTGTCATTTCAGGTATTAAACGTGACCTTGGCTATTTTGGGTCACAGAACGCGAGACATGAATGGAAGAAA ATATATTGCAGATTGATAAATGCTGGTTTAGTAGAGGAGACTACTGTAAAAGTGAATGGGAAG GATGAGCCTTGCCTACATTTGCTAAAAAAGTTTTGCCCTTTGGATTATGAGCGAAATACAACCAGATGTGTTGAAGGCAAAGAGTTCAAATTTGGAAGATGTCAAATGGCTAACCAGCTTGTGGAGCTTCCCATTGATCATCAGATTTACGATACAATTGATGCTACAGGATCCAAAGGGATGCTTATTACAGAG GTAGGCAAGAGGTTTGGAATTAATAAGAAGACGAATCGCAGAAACTGTTTTTCAGTGAGCAGTAGATTTGGGATGCCGATGCAGATGGAACTTCATAATAAGAGCCATGAATACAGAATTCGGACATCCAGGAACAGTGAATCTTCTAATCTAATTCCAAACAAAAAGTCAAGTTTGGGTGGCAATCCTAGTATTTTAGATGGATCAGTCCAAATCTCCCATCTCTGGAATTTTGAAAGTGATACGCTTTGGAAGACAAACAACCATGAGAATAAAATAAAGCTCTCTTCTTCCTCTCCAAGAGATAGTGAGGCAAGCTATAGTGTCTCCAATACGTGCAAACCACAAGAGTTAATCCCTGAAACAAGATCAACGTTTTCAAGCACAGCAATTCATTCTATGAAGAAGCTTAAACTCTGTCAGTTTTCGACAGTTGATAGCACACAGAGAGAGCAGAGAATACTCAAACGATTACAG GCTGAAAAAATTGTCTTGAGATCAGAGCTATATAAGTTACTTGTGAATCTAGAGAAAGACAAAGGTACTACAATGGGCAGGAGAACTGTAGACAAAATGTTGTATAAGCTTGAAAACGAAGGGCACTGCAAATGTATACACCTAGATTTAAATGGGATTATGAATACTAACTTTAACCGTAAAGTTAAGGTGGTCCTGCATCCATCTATTCAGAGTTTATCTTCTGAAGTAATTGGTATAATTCGTAATAAACTCAAATCTTTTCACAAGCGAACTCATGACCCATTCAAGAACAAGAATAATAACTCAGTTCATATATTTGATTATGCACAAAGAGCTCGAACTCAATATAGTTCAAATTCCCTGACTCTTAGAATGGAAGCCATGCAGGCTAATGGATACATACGTGGAAAAATGGTTCGAGCAAGGCTGTTGCATGGTTTTCTCTGGGACTATGCATGTAGTTTATCTGCTGGGGATGATGTTTTATCATATGGGAGACAAGATCATGATCTACATAATCTTTGTGTCACATTTGATGTTGAAGGAGCTATCAAGGGAATTCCACTTGAGCTATTCTTTCAAGTTGTCGGATCTTCTGTTATAGTTGAGAAGGGAGTATATTTACGTGATCTTTCTAATGAAGAGTATAATGAGCTATATGATACTTCAGCTATCAGGAGACTTTCTTTGCTTGTATCTATTTTACAGCGGCTGAAG TTGATTCGGCGGGTAAATAGCGGAAGTTCTGATGATGGAGTCACTTCTTTGCATGCCAGTCCTGTCTATTCCCTGGAGCTTAAGCCTTATATAGAGGAACCAACATTACTCATAGCATGTTCAAATTTTGGATCTCTTGATCTTTGCCCAGACAGACATGTTATGGATGAGATGATCAGACATGAGTTTGTTCTCTCAAACagagatgccattgatgaatactggCAATTTTTGGAATATACTTATGCTGGGGTTGATTTAAAAGATGCTTCACATGCATTCCCTGGATCCACTGTTCATGAG ATTTTTGGTTACAGTTCATGGGCCTCAGTTCGAAGAATGACTGTTGGTCAGAAGGCAGCAGTACTGAAACTTCTAGCCAAGGTCAAATTCAATGAAAAACTTCCTTACCAAAAATGTAAGGAGATTTCAAAGAACCTAAATCTCACCATGGAGCAG GTGCTTCGTGTGTATTATTCTAAGCTCCGGCGTCGTAAAAGAGCTAAAAAATTAAATGCACAGGGGGCAGAATGCCAACCCCTGATCATTACTTCCTTTTCTCGAAAAAGGAAAAGATCTGCAAAATGTAGAGCTTTGAAGCATAGAAAAGTTGACAATGAAACTGAACCATTTTCTCAGCAAAACCTTCCTAGATCAGCCGGCAGTGATGAAGATTTCAtaggagaagaaaattctacaTTAGCCTCTCCTCGAAAGCATGAAAGTCAGTTGCAAGAACAGCAAGAAGAAGATCATTCAAAGGATTCTGAAAGGCCTGGAGCAAATATTGACAAGTATCATTCCCCTAATAATGATTCGGCATTTTCCAAGTTGAAGTCGGCACATCTAAGAAGTTTTAAGTGGACAAAAAACGCTGACAGCTAa
- the LOC121230836 gene encoding dihydrolipoyllysine-residue acetyltransferase component 2 of pyruvate dehydrogenase complex, mitochondrial, with protein MAYASRIINHSKKLRNVPNLLRQDHAVLVRCFSNGAQSSVCKIEAAERERVSKFVACNHVSSGLPRNNCSRAIMRLGIPTVGVAYSRELTCSQVQSRRGFASDAVSSLPPHQEIGMPSLSPTMTEGNIARWLKKEGDKVNPGEVLCEVETDKATVEMECMEEGYLAKIIKGDGSKEIKVGEIIAITVEEEEDIAKFKDYSPSTSDSGAPAAKEPAAPPPKQEPVQQPVSSPEAKSKPCSPPSEDRLFASPLARKMAEDHKVPLSSIKGTGPDGRIVKADIEDYLASRGKDVSAPTPKTKDGKLEALDYVDIPHSQIRKVTASGLLISKQTIPHYYLTVDTCVDKLLNLRSQLNSLQEASGGKRISVNDLVIKAAALALRKVPQCNSSWTDDYIRQYNNVNINVAVQTENGLYVPVIRNADKKGLSSISLEVKQLAQKAKENSLKPEDYEGGTFTVSNLGGPFGIKQFCAIINPPQSGILAVGSAEKRVITSSGPEQFQFASFMSVTLSCDHRVIDGAIGAEWLKAFKGYIENPESMLL; from the exons ATGGCTTACGCATCTCGTATCATCAATCACTCTAAAAAG TTAAGGAATGTTCCTAACTTATTGCGGCAAGATCATGCTGTTTTGGTTCGTTGCTTTTCCAATGGAGCACAATCCTCTGTTTGTAAAATTGAAG CTGCAGAAAGAGAGAGGGTATCCAAGTTTGTTGCATGTAACCAT GTATCATCTGGTTTACCTAGGAACAATTGTTCTAGGGCAATAATGAGATTGGGAATTCCAACAGTTGGTGTGGCATACAGCAGAGAGCTCACATG TTCTCAGGTACAGTCAAGGAGAGGATTTGCATCAGATGCAG TTTCAAGCCTCCCTCCTCACCAAGAGATCGGAATGCCTTCACTCTCTCCCACAATGACAGAG GGAAATATTGCTAGATGGTTGAAGAAAGAGGGTGATAAAGTGAATCCTGGCGAAGTGCTGTGCGAAGTTGAAACT GATAAAGCAACCGTTGAGATGGAATGCATGGAAGAAGGTTACCTTGCCAAGATTATAAAGGGAGATGGATCAAAAGAAATCAAAGTTGGTGAG ATAATTGCCATCACCGTTGAAGAGGAGGAGGATATTGCAAAGTTCAAGGACTATAGTCCTTCAACATCAGATTCTGGTGCTCCTGCAGCAAAGGAGCCAGCAGCTCCTCCACCTAAGCAGGAGCCTGTTCAACAACCAGTTAGTTCACCAGAGGCTAAGTCCAAGCCCTGTTCACCTCCTTCGGAAGATCGTCTTTTTGCAAGTCCACTTGCAAGAAAAATGGCTGAAGATCACAAG gtaCCTCTCTCTAGTATCAAAGGAACAGGTCCTGATGGGCGCATTGTGAAGGCTGATATTGAAGATTACTTAG CTTCACGTGGGAAGGATGTTTCAGCACCAACACCTAAGACAAAGGATGGAAAACTTGAAGCTCTAGATTATGTAGATATCCCTCATTCTCAGATAAGAAAG GTCACTGCATCAGGCTTATTAATCTCAAAGCAGACCATCCCACATTACTATTTAACAGTGGATACATGTGTTGACAAACTTCTGAA TTTGCGAAGCCAACTCAACTCATTACAGGAAGCTTCAGGCGGGAAGCGTATTTCTGTCAATGATCTTGTAATCAAG GCTGCTGCATTGGCTCTCCGGAAGGTTCCTCAGTGCAATAGTTCATGGACAGATGACTATATTCGCCA GTATAACAATGTCAATATTAATGTAGCAGTGCAGACAGAAAATGGACTTTATGTCCCTGTGATCAGG AATGCAGATAAGAAAGGATTGTCCTCAATTTCTTTGGAGGTCAAGCAGTTGGCACAAAAAGCCAAAGAAAATAGCCTAAAACCCGAAGATTATGAG GGCGGTACGTTTACAGTTTCTAACTTGGGAGGGCCCTTTGGTATCAAGCAATTTTGTGCCATAATTAATCCTCCTCAATCAGGAATCCTCGCTGTTGGGTCTG CTGAGAAAAGGGTTATCACTAGCTCCGGTCCCGAGCAGTTCCAGTTTGCATCGTTCATGTCCGTAACACTAAGCTGTGATCATCGTGTCATCGACG GTGCAATTGGTGCTGAATGGCTTAAAGCTTTCAAAGGCTACATTGAGAATCCGGAATCAATGTTGCTCTAA